A stretch of DNA from Mesorhizobium onobrychidis:
GTCCGGCCCAGGTGTCGAGCACCGGCTTCAGCCGGGCAAAGACCGCGTCCGACGCGCCGACCATGGCGTCGAGCGTGCCTTCCCACGCCTCCTTCGGCGTGCGGCTCAGCGGAGCATCGACATAGTCGACGCCGAGCGCCTTGAGTTCGGTGGCAAGCGCCACGGTCGAGGTGGGATCCGAGGTCGAGCAATCGACGACCACCGACCCCTTCTTCAGGCCTTCCTTGAGGCCGCCGGGCCCGCGGATGATGGCTTCGACCTCGCGCGAGCCGGTGACGCAGATGAAGACGATATCAGATGCCACTGCCACGTCGCGCGAGGTCGCGGCTTCCTCCGCACCCCGGCCAAGCAGGTCTTGCGCCGGAGCGCGGTTCTTGCGGCCGAGAAACGTCAGGGAATAGCCCTTGTCGACGATGTTCTTCGCGATCCCGTGGCCCATCAAGCCAAGTCCGATGAAGCCGATCTTTTCGCTCGCGGCGGTCGTGTTCATGTGGTGTCGTCCTATGTTGCTGATATCGATGACGGCGCTGCACTTTGGCAGGCGAACTGTTGAGGCGGGTTTTTGCCGCAGGCGGTTGGCAGGCGATTGCGGAATGCCATATTGTCTGACAATACACATGAATTCCAGGGAATGTGGAGAGCAAAATGACAAAGCGGATCATGTTCACCGGCGGCAGCGGCAAGGCCGGGCGTCATGTCGTGCAGTATCTGGTCGAGCAGGGCTGCCAGGTGCTCAACATCGACACCAAGCCGCTCGACAACCCCAAGGTGCGCACCTTGATCACCGATATCACCGACAGCGGGCAGGTGTTCAATGCGCTGTCGAGCTATATGGGCCTGCATGAATTCGACCCGTCGCTGCGCGCGCAGCCAGTCGACGCCGTGGTGCATTTCGCGGCGATCCCGCGCATCATGATCACGCCCGACAACGAGGTGTTCCGCATCAACGCGCTCGGCACCTACAATGTCATCGAGGCGGCGGTGAAGCTCGGCATCCGCAAGGTGGTGATCGCTTCCAGTGAGACGACCTATGGGCTGGTCTTCGCCAACGAGCCGCGCGACCCGACGCACTTCCCGCTCGACGAGGAGTACGATGTCGATCCGATGGACAGCTATGCGCTGTCGAAGATCGTCAACGAGAAGACGGCGCGCGCCTTCGCGCTGCGCAGCGGCATCGACATCTATGCCTTGCGCATCGGCAACGTCATCGAGCCGCATGAATATTCGCTGTTTCCGAAATGGTTCGCCGATCCGGGTTTCCGCAAGCGGATCGCCTGGAGTTATGTCGACGCGCGCGACCTCGGCCAGATCACGCTGCGTGCCATCGAAAAGGACGGACTCGGCTATCAGGTGTTCAACGCCGCCAATGACGACACCTCGTCCGACCTGCCGACGGCCGAATTGCTGAAGCGGTTTTATCCCGGCGTGCCGGTCAAGGGCGAACTTGGTGAATACGAAACGCTGCTCTCCAACCGCAAGGCGCGGGATATGCTCGGGTTCCGCCCGGAACACAGCTGGCGGAAATACGTCAAAACGACATGATGGGGTCGATGCATCCGGGCTGATCTGTGCACAGAAGCAGGCATTGCAGCCCGAGGCTTTTCCCGTGCTTGACAGCTTTCGGAATCCGGACTTTGTGAACGCATGCGGGACGGCAAGCCGAATAAGAGAAAAACACCGGCCAAGGCGGCGTCCGCCGAGCGCGCGGCAGTCGTGCGTCGCGCCGACGCGGCGCGTATGCCTGGGTCGAGCGTGCATGCGTCGCTGGCCAATGAAATCGGTCTCAGGATCGTACGCGGCGACTATCCGCCGGGAACCATCCTGCCCAATGAAGCCAAATGGTCGGAGACCTTCGACGTCAGCCGCTCGGCGGTGCGCGAAGCGATCAAGATGCTGATGGCCAAGAGCCTGCTGGCCTCGCGCCCGAAGATCGGCAGCTGGGTCGAGCCGAAAGAGCGCTGGAACCTGCTCGATCGCGACGTGCTCGCCTGGTACGCGACATCGCCCGACCGCGAGGTGTTCCTGAAAACGGTGCAGGAGTTCCGCCACATCATCGAGCCGGAAGCGACCGCCTTTGCCGCCATGCGGCGCACGGACGAGCAGATGGCCGAGATCAGCCAGGCCTGCCGGGAGATGGGGGAGGCGACGACGCTGCAAGAGCGCACGCGCGCCGATACGCGTTTTCATCTGGCCATCCTGCGCGCCTCCGGCAACGATCTTCTGGTGCCGCTCGGCGTGCTGATCGAATCGGCGTTCGATCACCTGTTCGCCTATACGACGCGGGAATTGGACGATTTGCAGCATGCGCAGAAGCTGCACGAAGCGATCGAAAAGAACATCCGCCTGCAGCGGCCGGATGCGGCGCGCAACGCGGTCCGCAAGCTCCTGGCCAATACAGATAGCGTCATCAAGTCGAGGTAGGCCGACCCTCTAATCTTCTCTCGGGCGACCAAACGCGGCGCGCAGTTCGTCCTTGGCGTCCTCCAGCACTTTCTTCTGTTTGGCCGGCAGGTTTTTGCCGGCACGGTTGATGTAGAAATTCAGCATCGACATGGCGGACTGGAACGGCTCGGCCTTGCGCCGCTCGCTGTGCTCGGCCGATCGCTTCAACGAGGCCGCGATCTTCTTGGGATCGTGGGATTCGAAGATATGTTCCTCGAGGTCCAGCGCATCGCTGTGCTCGGTCACCTCGGCCGACCATTTCCTTTTTGCGGTCATGACAAACTCCTTCCATTGGTAAGTTTGGTGGAAAACTCCGGGACGGCAGCCACTGTTCCACCGCAGCTCGAATCCCTGGAGCCACGGATTTGCCTGTCGTGGCGCTGCACGGCGCCGCCAATGCACCGATAGTGGTGTCGAACCGGTCGATTTTTCAGAATCGCGGACAGGAAACGCCTTGACCACAACCGTCCCCAGCCAGGCAAGCAGCCGCGGCATCGACAGCGCCTATGCCTGGATGCGGCTCGGCATTTCCGTGCTGCTGGCGACGATCGGCGGCGTCGGCATGTGGGCGGTGGTCGTGGTGCTGCCCGCCGTGCAGGCGGAATTCGGCGTCGATCGGGCGGCCGCGTCGATGCCCTATACCGCGACCATGGTCGGCTTCGCGGCCGGAAATGTGCTGGTCGGCCGGGCCATCGACCGCATGGGCTACTGGATCCCGGCGCTCATTGCCTCGGTGGCGCTCGGTACCGGTTTCCTGCTGGCGTCGCTGACCACTTCGATCCTGCAGTTCACTCTTGTCCAGGGACTTTTGATCGGCGTCGGCACCTCGGCGATTTTCGGGCCGCTGATCGCCGACATCTCGCACTGGTTCAACCGCCGCCGCGGCGTCGCGGTGACGGCTGCCGCCGCCGGCAACTATCTCGCCGGGGCGATCTGGCCGTTGGCGATGCCCTTTGTCATGCAGGCCGAAGGCTGGCGTTCCACCTATGCCGCGATCGGCGTCGTCTGCCTCGCGACCATGGTGCCGCTGATCCTGCTGCTCAGGCGCGGCGCACCACGTGCCGCCGCTCCCGGTTCGCCCGGCAGCCGGCCCGTCCAGCCGATCTCACTGTCACCGGCAGCCCTGCAGGTGCTGCTCGTCGTCGCCGGCCTTGGCTGCTGCGTGGCGATGTCGATGCCGCAGGTCCATATCGTCGCCTATTGCATGGACCTCGGCTACGGCGTGGCGCGTGGCGCCGACATGCTGTCGATCATGCTGGCGGCGGGCGTCGTCAGCCGGCTGGCGTCCGGCTTCCTTGCCGATCGCATCGGCGGCGTGAAAACCCTGCTGATCGGCTCGGTGCTGCAAGCCCTGTCGCTGTTGTTCTACATCCCCTTCGACGGGCTAGCGTCGCTTTACGTCGTCTCGCTGGTCTTCGGCCTGTCGCAGGGTGGCATCGTGCCTTGCTATGCCATCATCGTGCGCGAATACATGCCCGCCAAGGAGGCCGGCCAGCGCGTCGGCATCGTCATGATGGCAACCATCTTCGGCATGGCGATCGGCGGCTGGATGTCGGGCTGGATCTATGATCTGACCGGCTCCTACTCCGCCGCATTCCTCAACGGCATCGCCTGGAACCTGCTGAACATAGCGGCCATGCTGCTGCTGCTGTGGAAAGCGCGGCGCAGCGCAGCGGCGATGGCTTGAGCACTGACCCGGCTGACCTGTTGATGGCCAGAGCCGTTGGAATAACCATAGTTCGCTGACTAATCGCTGACAGTCCGCCATCGCCTGGCCACGTTCCTGCTTGACTTACACATATCTCGGCGGTTATTGATTGATCAATAGCCAACAAGTTATCGATTGCGATGCCACAGCCCCACGAGATCCTTTTCAGAACGCTTGCCGATCCAACGCGACGGGCCATCTTCGAGCGGCTGTGTCGCGACGGAGACCAGACCGTCGCGGCCCTGACCGCTCGGGCCGGGGTCTCGCAACCGGCCGTGTCAAAGCATCTTGGGGTCCTGAAGCAGGCCGGGTTGGTGCGCGACCGTCATGAAGGCCGCAACACGCATTATAGCGCGGAGCTCGGCGCCTTGGCGCCGCTGATCGACTGGACGAACCAAATGGCTGGGTTCTGGCAAAGCCGGTTCGACAACCTCGAAGATTTGCTCAAAAGGATGGACCAATGACCAATACTGAGACCGAAACGCGCGCCGTCGTTGTCGAACGGGAGGTCGCTTTTCCGCCGGAAAAGATCTGGCGCGCGCTCACCCAATCACACCTGATCGAGGAGTGGCTGATGAAGAACGATTTCAAGCCAGACGAGGGGCACCGTTTCAATCTTAGCGCGGACTGGGGGGCGGTCGACTGTCAGGTCCAGGCAGTCGAGCCCAACAAGACGCTGTCTTACACCTGGGATACCAAGGATCTCAAAAGTGTCGTCACGTGGACGCTCACCCCTACGAGCACGGGGACCCATCTGCGCATGGAGCAGTTGGGCTTCCGGCCGGATCAGCAGCAGTACTACCAGGGTGCCCAATACGGATGGCAGCGGTTCCTAGCGAACCTGGAGCAGGTCCTGGCGCGGATAGAGTAAGGCGTGCCGGCGCCAACGTGCAATGGCCAACAAGACGTCATCAAATCAAACAAGCTTGCAAAGAAGGCTGGCGCCAAGCGGGTCGCCCGATCCGCTTCAGCTCGTCTTCAGAGGAGGTGCTCATGACCTGGAACACGTGGATTCGGCAATTCCACCGCTGGCTGTCGATCATTTTTACGGCGGTCGTCGCTGTCATCTTCATCACCTTGGGCGTAGGTGTCGAGCCCGCCTACTGGGTGTACCTCATGCCGCTGATCCCGCTCGGCTTGCTCATGCTCAGCGGTCTCTACTTGTTCGCGTTGCCCTATGCCACGAGGTGGCGCAGCAGACGACGCACGGCGTAGAAGCCTGAGCACGGTGGACGACAAGACGCCCGCGAACCCACCCACAGCCGAAATTCAAACTGTGGCGCTACCCGAGTTCGGGTAGCTGTCCTGGCCGGTTAGCTTGACAATGGGGTAAGGCTGCGCGACGCCAGACGGGTGCGGCAAGTCGGGTTGGCATGGCGACAGTGGCAAAGACGCTGAACAGCATTTCGTGGCCGCGCTTCGGCGAAGGCGCCGCGTTCGGGACAAGGCTATGACCAAACCGCGCTCGCGCCGCGGTGGCGGCCGCCCGACGATCGCCGATGTCGCGCGTAAGGCCGGTGTCGGCGCCATCACGGTTTCCCGCGCCTTGCGCGAGCCGGGGCGTGTTTCGGAGGATCTGCGCCGCCAGATCCAGGCGGCCGTCGATGAACTCGGCTATCTGCCCGACCCGAATGCGCGAGCATTGGCTTCGGCGCGCGCCGAGGTCTTTGGCGTGCTGGTGCCGTCGCTCACCAACAGCGTCTTTGCCGAAGTGCTGCGCGGCATCTATGACAGCCTGTCCGACAGTTCCTACCGCATCCAGCTTGGCAATACCCATTATTCCGGCCTCGAGGAGGAACGGCTGCTGCAGGTGTTCGGCCCCCAGCGCCCGGCGGCGCTGATCGTGGCGGGCATCGACCAGACGCCAACGTCGCGAAGACTGCTCGAGACGGCGGGCTGCCCGGTGGTGCAGGTCATGGAGACTGGGCCCGATCCGGTCGACATGATGGTCGGCTTCTCGCATTTCGACGGCGGCAAGGCGGCGACGGAGCACATGATTGAAATGGGCTATCGCCGCATCGGCTTCATCGGCGCGCGCATGGACCCACGCTCGCAGCGTCGGCTGGCCGGCTATCGCGCGGCGATGGAGGCGGCCGGTCTGTTCGACGCGCGGCTGATCACCACCACGCCGGTGCCGTCCAGCGTGACGCTCGGGCGCGAACTGTTTCGCGACGCGCTCGCCAAGGTGCCGACGCTGGATGGGGTTTTCTGCAACAATGACGACATTGCGCTCGGCGTACTGTTCGAGTGCCACCGCGCCTCGATCGCCGTGCCGAAGACGATCGGCATCACAGGCTTCAACGATCTCGACATGATGGAAGTGGCTTTTCCATCCATCACCAGCATCCGGACGCCTCGCTACGAGATCGGCCGGCTGTCAGTCGCGATGGCGCTCGCGGCGATTGCAGGCAAGCGGCCGCAAGAGCCGGTCGTCGACCTCGGCTTCGAGCTCAGGTGCCGCGAGAGCACTGCCCGCTGAAAGCACTTCCAGGCATCGCGAAATGACGCTTTACACGGCGTCATGGGTAGCGCTACCATCTGCCTTTGGGAGGAAGCTCGCGGCAAAGACCGAAGTCTGTTTATTATATATAAGCGACAGCTCATGCTTGTTTATTATGTATAATATGATAGTTTTTACTTCGGTTAGCCGAGCGACAAGGGAGGAGATCGGGTCGGCATTCGGCCGCCTGAAAGGCGCGAAGGGCAAGGCGGGAGGTGCCGGGCCGGACGTGCGAGACGCGTAAGCACAATCAAAAACTGCAACTGGGAGGAATATCGATGTTCAAGTCACTTGTTGGTGGCATCGTTGCCGCCACTGCATTCGTCATGCTGAGCTCGTCGGCGCTCGCCGAAGCCGAAATCGTCAAAGGCCCGTCCGCCGAGCCGGACTGCTTCGCGCCGTGGGCGGCCGACACGCAGTTCTTCAAGTTCCCCAAGAAGGAAGGCCCGTACCGCATCGCGCTCGCTAATGGCTACATCGCCAACACTTGGCGCATCCAGATGGTGCAGACGGCGAAGGCCTATGCGGCGCAGCCGGAGGTCGCGGCGAAACTGAAGGAATTCAAGGTCGTGTCGACCGGCGAAGATGTGCCGGCGCAGATTTCGGCGATCAACAACTTCATCGATTCCGGCTATGATGCGATCGTCGTCAACGCGCAGAATCCGACGGCGTTCGGACCGGTCATCAAGCGCGCCAAGGAAGCCGGCGTCGTGCTGGTCGCCTTCGACAACATTCTCGACACCAAGGACGCCATCAACGTCAATGTCGACCAGAAAGGCCTTGGCGAGTTGTGGGCCAACTGGCTGATCAAGCATATTCCCAACGGTGGCAAGATACTCGAAGTGCGCGGCGTTGCCGGCACATCGGTCGACACCGACCGCCACAATGGCATCCACGAGGTCCTCGATGCTTCCGGCAAGAAGTGGGAGGTCACCGAAGTCATCGGCAAATGGGACGATGGCGTGGCGCAAAAAGCCTCGGCCGACGCGATCGCCACCAACGGTCCCTTCGATGGCGTCACCGGGCAGGGC
This window harbors:
- a CDS encoding DUF3175 domain-containing protein is translated as MTAKRKWSAEVTEHSDALDLEEHIFESHDPKKIAASLKRSAEHSERRKAEPFQSAMSMLNFYINRAGKNLPAKQKKVLEDAKDELRAAFGRPRED
- a CDS encoding NAD(P)-dependent oxidoreductase; its protein translation is MNTTAASEKIGFIGLGLMGHGIAKNIVDKGYSLTFLGRKNRAPAQDLLGRGAEEAATSRDVAVASDIVFICVTGSREVEAIIRGPGGLKEGLKKGSVVVDCSTSDPTSTVALATELKALGVDYVDAPLSRTPKEAWEGTLDAMVGASDAVFARLKPVLDTWAGRIVHIGDTGDGHRMKLLNNFISLGYAAIYSEALALAEKVGISPPRFDSVIRNGRMDCGFYQTFMRWTLEGDRDAHKFTIANAFKDLTYLESMAGAAGIANPLGNATKNAFAGAFAAGPADQYVPMLATHIGKINGVDLTPTSS
- a CDS encoding FadR/GntR family transcriptional regulator, which produces MRDGKPNKRKTPAKAASAERAAVVRRADAARMPGSSVHASLANEIGLRIVRGDYPPGTILPNEAKWSETFDVSRSAVREAIKMLMAKSLLASRPKIGSWVEPKERWNLLDRDVLAWYATSPDREVFLKTVQEFRHIIEPEATAFAAMRRTDEQMAEISQACREMGEATTLQERTRADTRFHLAILRASGNDLLVPLGVLIESAFDHLFAYTTRELDDLQHAQKLHEAIEKNIRLQRPDAARNAVRKLLANTDSVIKSR
- a CDS encoding sugar ABC transporter substrate-binding protein — its product is MFKSLVGGIVAATAFVMLSSSALAEAEIVKGPSAEPDCFAPWAADTQFFKFPKKEGPYRIALANGYIANTWRIQMVQTAKAYAAQPEVAAKLKEFKVVSTGEDVPAQISAINNFIDSGYDAIVVNAQNPTAFGPVIKRAKEAGVVLVAFDNILDTKDAINVNVDQKGLGELWANWLIKHIPNGGKILEVRGVAGTSVDTDRHNGIHEVLDASGKKWEVTEVIGKWDDGVAQKASADAIATNGPFDGVTGQGGDTGIVQAMIDAKHPFVPFGGETENGFRKFCAKFAADGLKCSSAGTGPAQVAVAIKTAIAALEGQVVPQAVKLPLAIVEDPNLKEGEDYFPDQSDNFFVGNSFPTCGINFTAQEIMGQSKENQ
- a CDS encoding NAD-dependent epimerase/dehydratase family protein, whose amino-acid sequence is MTKRIMFTGGSGKAGRHVVQYLVEQGCQVLNIDTKPLDNPKVRTLITDITDSGQVFNALSSYMGLHEFDPSLRAQPVDAVVHFAAIPRIMITPDNEVFRINALGTYNVIEAAVKLGIRKVVIASSETTYGLVFANEPRDPTHFPLDEEYDVDPMDSYALSKIVNEKTARAFALRSGIDIYALRIGNVIEPHEYSLFPKWFADPGFRKRIAWSYVDARDLGQITLRAIEKDGLGYQVFNAANDDTSSDLPTAELLKRFYPGVPVKGELGEYETLLSNRKARDMLGFRPEHSWRKYVKTT
- a CDS encoding MFS transporter; amino-acid sequence: MRLGISVLLATIGGVGMWAVVVVLPAVQAEFGVDRAAASMPYTATMVGFAAGNVLVGRAIDRMGYWIPALIASVALGTGFLLASLTTSILQFTLVQGLLIGVGTSAIFGPLIADISHWFNRRRGVAVTAAAAGNYLAGAIWPLAMPFVMQAEGWRSTYAAIGVVCLATMVPLILLLRRGAPRAAAPGSPGSRPVQPISLSPAALQVLLVVAGLGCCVAMSMPQVHIVAYCMDLGYGVARGADMLSIMLAAGVVSRLASGFLADRIGGVKTLLIGSVLQALSLLFYIPFDGLASLYVVSLVFGLSQGGIVPCYAIIVREYMPAKEAGQRVGIVMMATIFGMAIGGWMSGWIYDLTGSYSAAFLNGIAWNLLNIAAMLLLLWKARRSAAAMA
- a CDS encoding SRPBCC family protein, with product MTNTETETRAVVVEREVAFPPEKIWRALTQSHLIEEWLMKNDFKPDEGHRFNLSADWGAVDCQVQAVEPNKTLSYTWDTKDLKSVVTWTLTPTSTGTHLRMEQLGFRPDQQQYYQGAQYGWQRFLANLEQVLARIE
- a CDS encoding LacI family DNA-binding transcriptional regulator; protein product: MTKPRSRRGGGRPTIADVARKAGVGAITVSRALREPGRVSEDLRRQIQAAVDELGYLPDPNARALASARAEVFGVLVPSLTNSVFAEVLRGIYDSLSDSSYRIQLGNTHYSGLEEERLLQVFGPQRPAALIVAGIDQTPTSRRLLETAGCPVVQVMETGPDPVDMMVGFSHFDGGKAATEHMIEMGYRRIGFIGARMDPRSQRRLAGYRAAMEAAGLFDARLITTTPVPSSVTLGRELFRDALAKVPTLDGVFCNNDDIALGVLFECHRASIAVPKTIGITGFNDLDMMEVAFPSITSIRTPRYEIGRLSVAMALAAIAGKRPQEPVVDLGFELRCRESTAR
- a CDS encoding ArsR/SmtB family transcription factor, with amino-acid sequence MPQPHEILFRTLADPTRRAIFERLCRDGDQTVAALTARAGVSQPAVSKHLGVLKQAGLVRDRHEGRNTHYSAELGALAPLIDWTNQMAGFWQSRFDNLEDLLKRMDQ